In bacterium, a single window of DNA contains:
- a CDS encoding beta-ketoacyl-[acyl-carrier-protein] synthase family protein: MFPRIVITGMGAVSAAGVGLAALLHVLQEGRSCVGPIDALSSSDLPCRFGAAATSFAPQDFLGSREIKRLDRSAQLFVAAGQMALTDGNLLNGKVDLSRLGIFEGTSLGGLSRTLAEHEVLLAKGARAVNPHLLSAAMTGAGGSMLSLLHHLHGPVMAFSNGSVSSACAVAAGVHQLRLHEIDAAVVGGGEAPLSFPVMALFCRAGMLSTRIDAPETACRPFDASRDGAVLGEGGAALILERLESARRRDAKIYGEVLAVAFTSEAYSLVAPAPDAGEQARALRLALSQAALQPNQIGCLAAHGTSTPLNDRLETRAIKQACGEQAGKIPITAIKSMLGHTLGACAAVEAVATLLAMQHGFVPPTINLTTPDPECDLDYVPQRARQQPVDLALVKNASFGGKNSAIVLRNWHGVISD, encoded by the coding sequence ATGTTTCCACGGATTGTCATCACCGGCATGGGAGCCGTCTCTGCCGCGGGCGTGGGCCTCGCAGCGCTGCTGCATGTTCTGCAAGAGGGCCGCTCCTGCGTCGGGCCAATCGACGCGCTCTCCTCCTCTGACCTGCCTTGTCGGTTTGGCGCGGCCGCGACCTCCTTTGCCCCGCAGGATTTCCTTGGCAGCCGGGAGATCAAACGCCTGGACCGCTCGGCGCAACTGTTCGTGGCTGCCGGTCAAATGGCGCTCACCGACGGCAACTTGCTCAACGGCAAGGTTGATTTGTCACGCCTCGGCATTTTTGAGGGGACTTCTTTGGGGGGATTGTCGCGGACGCTGGCCGAGCATGAAGTCCTGTTGGCTAAAGGCGCGCGGGCAGTGAACCCGCATCTGCTGAGCGCGGCGATGACGGGCGCGGGCGGCAGCATGCTTTCGCTCTTGCATCATCTCCACGGCCCGGTGATGGCCTTCTCCAACGGCAGCGTGTCTTCCGCCTGTGCCGTGGCCGCGGGCGTGCACCAGCTTCGTTTGCATGAAATCGACGCGGCCGTGGTTGGTGGCGGCGAGGCGCCACTCAGTTTTCCCGTCATGGCGCTCTTTTGCCGCGCCGGCATGCTCTCGACGCGCATTGATGCACCGGAAACCGCGTGCCGGCCTTTTGATGCGAGCAGAGATGGCGCGGTGCTGGGCGAAGGCGGTGCGGCGCTGATTCTGGAGCGGCTCGAATCGGCCCGCCGCCGTGACGCCAAGATCTACGGGGAAGTCTTGGCCGTGGCATTCACCAGTGAGGCCTACAGTCTGGTTGCACCGGCGCCCGATGCCGGAGAGCAAGCCCGCGCGCTGCGCCTGGCGCTTTCACAAGCAGCGCTGCAGCCAAATCAAATCGGCTGCCTCGCGGCGCATGGCACTTCAACGCCCTTGAATGATCGTTTGGAAACGCGCGCGATCAAGCAGGCTTGCGGAGAGCAGGCCGGCAAAATTCCCATTACTGCGATCAAATCCATGCTGGGGCATACCCTGGGCGCCTGTGCCGCCGTCGAGGCCGTGGCAACGCTGCTGGCCATGCAGCACGGCTTCGTTCCGCCAACCATCAATCTCACCACACCTGATCCCGAATGTGATCTGGATTATGTGCCGCAGCGCGCGCGGCAACAGCCGGTTGATCTGGCGCTGGTGAAAAACGCGAGCTTCGGCGGCAAGAATAGCGCAATAGTCCTGCGTAACTGGCACGGAGTCATTTCCGATTGA
- a CDS encoding transporter, giving the protein MRHSLSVTSCALVAAFLLASLPAATQAQSLWLNWRQDRTLTLEILKPDFDGEDNSTFATSVLFLALRQPIGDRAMLVAELPFAHAGWDSRFSGDESDNTLGNPYAGFEIYNQNASFIAEVGLRVPVAEEDKTATFVGLITEITERYDAFAPKFLPLSALMNYRYQAPTGFVLRLRGGPVFWINTDKDRYEDGTELFLNYSAQVGYESKRFDLLGGFSGRALLSEEDLDARERTVHQLGLAATVTLGSVRPGLQVRIPLDEDVTEMLDAVFGLHLGIVLQ; this is encoded by the coding sequence ATGCGACATTCGCTGTCTGTAACCTCATGCGCGCTGGTGGCGGCATTCCTGCTGGCGTCGCTGCCCGCTGCCACCCAGGCGCAATCGCTGTGGCTGAATTGGCGCCAGGACAGAACGCTCACTCTCGAGATTCTCAAACCGGATTTTGACGGTGAGGACAACAGCACCTTCGCGACTTCAGTACTCTTTCTCGCGCTGCGCCAGCCGATTGGAGACCGAGCCATGCTCGTGGCAGAGCTGCCTTTTGCGCATGCCGGCTGGGACTCCAGATTTAGCGGGGACGAATCCGACAACACCCTTGGCAATCCCTATGCCGGATTCGAAATCTACAACCAAAACGCCAGTTTCATTGCGGAAGTGGGCCTGCGCGTGCCCGTGGCCGAGGAGGACAAAACCGCCACCTTCGTAGGCCTTATCACCGAGATCACCGAGCGCTATGACGCGTTTGCGCCGAAATTTCTTCCGCTGAGCGCGCTCATGAACTATCGCTATCAAGCGCCGACCGGCTTCGTCCTGCGGCTGCGGGGTGGACCGGTGTTTTGGATCAACACGGACAAAGATCGCTACGAGGATGGCACGGAACTCTTCTTGAACTACAGCGCACAAGTAGGATATGAGTCAAAACGATTCGATCTTCTTGGCGGCTTCTCCGGGCGTGCGTTACTGAGTGAAGAAGATCTCGATGCCCGCGAACGGACGGTGCATCAACTGGGCCTGGCCGCCACCGTGACTTTGGGAAGTGTGCGCCCCGGCCTGCAAGTCCGGATTCCGCTGGACGAGGATGTGACCGAGATGCTCGATGCAGTGTTTGGCTTGCATCTCGGAATCGTGCTGCAGTGA
- a CDS encoding MBOAT family protein: MLFNSWQFLIFFPLVVAAYFLLPHRLRWMLLLGASYYFYMCWKPEYALLLMFSTVIDYYTGLQMGKATSARKRKFYLGVSLSSNLGILFLFKYFNFLNASARAVFDQFNLFYNVPMFELLLPVGISFYTFQTLSYSIDVYRGRLAPEKHLGMFALYVTFFPQLVAGPIERSTNLLPQFYRVHGIDRQRILDGLKLMLWGFFKKIVIADRLAVYVNQAYNNPAGASGADLLVATYFFAFQIYCDFSGYSDIAIGAAKVMGFELMENFRRPYLSQSIAEFWQRWHISLSTWFKDYLYIPLGGNRVAKWRWLCNLFIVFLVSGLWHGANWTFVVWGALHGFYLVFSIWTDNARRWLWQAARLDRLAGVVRVTRMLLTFHLVLFAWIFFRANHLADAYLIITKIAPAVASVFRFELVPAVSLIETRALLLMLVLITGMSLYERFQSAVGARLGNRYARVAFASVLFWVILVWGAFNNQQFIYFQF, translated from the coding sequence ATGCTCTTCAATTCATGGCAATTTCTGATTTTTTTCCCCCTGGTGGTGGCGGCTTATTTCCTGCTGCCGCACCGGCTGCGCTGGATGCTCCTGCTCGGCGCCAGCTACTATTTCTACATGTGCTGGAAGCCGGAGTACGCCCTGCTGTTGATGTTCTCCACCGTGATCGATTATTACACCGGCCTGCAAATGGGAAAAGCGACGAGCGCGCGCAAGCGAAAATTCTATTTGGGCGTGAGCTTGAGTTCGAACCTCGGCATTCTGTTTCTGTTCAAATATTTCAATTTCCTCAATGCCTCGGCACGGGCGGTGTTCGATCAATTCAACCTCTTCTACAATGTCCCGATGTTCGAGCTGTTGCTGCCCGTGGGCATTTCCTTCTACACCTTCCAAACCCTGAGCTATTCCATCGACGTTTACCGCGGCCGCCTCGCCCCGGAAAAGCATCTGGGCATGTTTGCGCTGTATGTGACTTTCTTTCCCCAACTCGTTGCCGGCCCGATCGAGCGCTCCACCAACCTGTTACCGCAGTTCTACCGAGTGCACGGCATTGATCGCCAGCGCATACTCGACGGCTTGAAGCTCATGCTGTGGGGTTTCTTCAAGAAAATCGTGATTGCCGACCGCCTGGCGGTCTATGTGAACCAGGCCTACAACAATCCCGCCGGTGCCAGCGGCGCCGACTTGCTGGTTGCCACCTATTTCTTCGCCTTTCAAATCTATTGTGACTTTTCCGGTTATTCCGACATCGCCATCGGCGCCGCCAAAGTGATGGGGTTCGAGCTGATGGAGAATTTCCGGCGGCCGTACCTGTCCCAATCGATTGCCGAATTTTGGCAAAGATGGCACATCTCCCTGTCGACCTGGTTCAAAGACTACCTCTACATTCCGCTGGGCGGCAATCGCGTCGCCAAGTGGCGCTGGCTCTGCAATCTTTTCATCGTCTTTCTCGTCAGCGGCTTGTGGCACGGCGCCAACTGGACCTTCGTGGTGTGGGGTGCGCTGCACGGTTTCTATCTGGTTTTTTCGATATGGACCGACAATGCCCGCCGCTGGCTGTGGCAGGCCGCGCGTCTCGACCGGCTTGCCGGTGTCGTGCGCGTCACGCGCATGCTGCTGACGTTTCACTTGGTGCTGTTTGCCTGGATCTTTTTCCGCGCCAACCATCTCGCCGATGCCTATTTGATCATCACCAAAATCGCGCCGGCGGTGGCCAGCGTGTTCCGGTTCGAGCTGGTGCCGGCGGTCAGCCTGATCGAGACGCGCGCCTTGTTGCTGATGCTGGTGCTGATCACCGGCATGAGTCTTTATGAGCGCTTTCAAAGCGCAGTGGGCGCCCGGCTCGGCAATCGCTATGCCCGCGTGGCCTTTGCCTCGGTGTTGTTCTGGGTGATCCTGGTCTGGGGCGCATTCAACAATCAACAGTTCATTTACTTTCAATTCTAG
- a CDS encoding SGNH/GDSL hydrolase family protein — translation MKTFRQFVLIFAIFFASGEAVVRLDKQFLFFHGSQFVEISNDARRSVELEAVEHGRLTISANDLRIMVLGDSKFYGPGVEFDKIFSQQLKGMLAQDNRLRHDNVLVLDLSRGGYNTLMNRLTYFEYVDQFKPHVVILGNNYEDVYGNQDVPEAISNSNLNPHEQTSKVFAERPTDNMPLFQRVRDQLYHSSLLEFIMSGLNLELKLHGVIVPGSVFHHLIYKSHREDYPGWIKAQRHLRDMIADCRQRGIALIVYSVPELNMLDNYAPYEMVDRKLAAFFATYAVPYISGVQPFRGMNSNELALSRYDGHANDKGHYLMARQVYASLAPTLQREYAAQISPAGYRAEAWRSAGSALQ, via the coding sequence ATGAAGACATTCAGACAGTTTGTGCTCATTTTCGCGATTTTTTTCGCGAGCGGCGAGGCCGTGGTCCGGCTGGACAAGCAGTTCCTGTTCTTCCACGGCAGCCAGTTCGTTGAAATCTCCAACGACGCCAGACGCAGCGTTGAGCTCGAGGCCGTCGAACACGGCCGGCTCACCATCTCGGCGAACGATTTGCGCATCATGGTTTTGGGCGATTCGAAATTCTATGGCCCGGGCGTGGAATTCGACAAGATCTTTTCCCAGCAGCTCAAGGGCATGCTGGCCCAGGACAACCGCTTGCGCCACGACAATGTGCTGGTGCTCGACCTCAGCCGGGGCGGCTACAACACGCTGATGAACCGGTTGACGTACTTCGAATACGTCGACCAATTCAAGCCGCACGTCGTCATCCTGGGGAACAACTACGAAGATGTCTACGGCAACCAGGACGTGCCCGAGGCCATCAGCAATTCCAACCTGAACCCCCATGAACAAACGAGCAAAGTGTTTGCGGAGCGCCCCACCGACAATATGCCGCTGTTTCAGCGCGTGCGCGATCAGCTATATCACTCCAGCCTGCTGGAATTCATCATGTCGGGGCTGAATCTGGAATTGAAACTGCATGGCGTGATCGTGCCGGGCAGCGTTTTTCATCATCTCATCTATAAATCACACCGCGAGGACTATCCCGGCTGGATCAAGGCGCAAAGGCATCTGCGCGATATGATTGCGGACTGCCGGCAAAGGGGCATTGCTCTGATTGTTTATTCGGTTCCGGAGCTGAACATGCTGGACAACTACGCGCCTTATGAGATGGTGGATCGCAAGCTGGCGGCGTTTTTTGCGACATACGCTGTTCCGTACATCAGCGGCGTGCAGCCGTTTCGCGGCATGAATTCAAACGAGCTGGCATTGTCCCGCTATGACGGCCATGCCAACGACAAGGGCCACTACCTCATGGCCCGGCAAGTCTACGCCTCGCTCGCGCCCACGCTGCAGCGCGAATATGCGGCGCAGATAAGTCCGGCCGGCTACCGCGCCGAAGCGTGGCGGAGCGCGGGCAGTGCCCTGCAGTGA
- a CDS encoding right-handed parallel beta-helix repeat-containing protein: MKKSHQIMLLALVLAGAGMLGDAPIAAAQTTKWVDQTNGNDSNDGNSEATAYASLQFALDHSVSGTAAARSLIHVKGGVHGAAGLTNPNGARTAILIRNLDYVTIQAVAGHYPMLKPRTDGVVSLSAVNCRHLTIAGLISVQTGAQSDHWQMFNVRDLTVRHCVFEGGQRGIKFCTALRTATLEQNLFNNITALDTGDALEFLEAACSGVRIQDNLFHDNTRHIRLQAQAGQTIADFVIRRNFMIGTPGEEGVRLIGAQNVVLENNIVIYAAQQGLFIDAGCRNITVRHNTFYRNRFEAIRTATAAADIVIKNNILYGNGTYAALAAPVSSLPGADYNLIYHTGSATESAMQPAVTAFGANSRIGSDPLFVCTIRGEENLYLQDNSPALAMGVDLGVGEDIERFPRPLPRSTRPDVGAYESPLPHPAIPIIAVTPGAHHFGELKIGATRAQTIVVSNLGNRDLQVRRSVLVGDNAAEFALLSGKAPFTLAPGASRELAIGFTPKSLGAKSVTLELHCDDPDHSPFLVRLSGVGGLPGLAVAVEHNDSKQVPAGFVLEQNYPNPFGCGPASLVSEPENSHTTIRFTLPTTAQVTLQVFDARGALVTTLVAGRFTAGRHELRWHGRNVHGQPLASGMYCYRLTAGRFSQTRQMLLVR; this comes from the coding sequence ATGAAAAAGTCGCATCAAATCATGCTGCTGGCGTTGGTTCTGGCGGGCGCCGGCATGCTCGGTGACGCACCGATCGCCGCAGCCCAAACGACGAAATGGGTTGATCAAACGAATGGCAACGACAGCAACGACGGCAACAGCGAGGCGACGGCGTACGCCTCGCTGCAATTCGCGCTCGATCATTCCGTGAGCGGCACGGCCGCGGCGCGTTCGCTCATCCATGTGAAGGGCGGTGTCCACGGCGCGGCCGGTTTGACGAACCCAAACGGCGCGCGCACCGCGATTCTGATTCGAAACCTGGACTACGTGACGATTCAAGCCGTGGCCGGGCATTATCCCATGCTGAAGCCGCGCACCGACGGTGTGGTTTCCCTGTCGGCGGTAAATTGCAGGCATCTTACCATCGCCGGCCTGATCTCGGTGCAAACCGGGGCGCAGTCCGATCACTGGCAGATGTTCAATGTCCGGGATCTGACGGTGCGCCACTGCGTCTTCGAGGGCGGCCAGCGCGGCATCAAGTTCTGCACGGCGTTGCGCACGGCCACGCTGGAGCAAAACCTGTTCAACAACATCACGGCGCTCGACACCGGTGATGCGCTGGAATTCCTGGAGGCCGCGTGCTCCGGCGTCAGGATTCAGGACAATCTCTTTCATGACAACACCCGCCACATTCGCTTGCAGGCGCAGGCCGGCCAGACCATCGCTGACTTCGTCATCCGGCGCAATTTCATGATCGGGACGCCCGGCGAAGAGGGCGTGCGCCTGATCGGTGCCCAAAACGTGGTGCTCGAAAACAACATCGTGATCTATGCCGCGCAGCAGGGCTTGTTCATCGATGCCGGCTGTCGCAACATCACGGTACGCCACAATACCTTCTACCGGAATCGATTCGAGGCGATTCGCACCGCGACCGCGGCGGCGGACATTGTGATCAAGAACAACATTCTCTACGGCAACGGCACCTACGCGGCGCTGGCAGCGCCGGTTTCCTCCCTGCCGGGCGCAGACTACAATCTGATTTACCACACCGGCAGCGCCACCGAATCCGCCATGCAGCCGGCCGTCACGGCCTTCGGTGCCAACAGCAGAATCGGCAGCGATCCGCTCTTTGTCTGCACGATTCGCGGCGAAGAAAACCTCTATTTGCAGGACAACAGTCCGGCGCTGGCAATGGGTGTTGACTTGGGAGTCGGCGAAGATATCGAACGATTCCCCCGGCCGCTGCCCCGTTCGACGCGGCCGGACGTGGGCGCCTATGAAAGCCCGCTGCCGCATCCCGCCATTCCCATCATCGCTGTGACCCCGGGCGCGCACCATTTCGGCGAATTGAAAATCGGCGCGACCCGCGCGCAGACCATCGTCGTGAGCAACCTCGGCAACCGCGATTTGCAGGTCAGGCGAAGCGTGCTGGTCGGCGACAATGCCGCGGAGTTTGCGCTTCTGAGCGGCAAGGCGCCGTTCACGCTGGCGCCCGGAGCGTCACGTGAGCTGGCGATCGGCTTCACGCCCAAATCACTCGGCGCGAAGAGTGTCACCCTCGAACTGCATTGCGATGATCCGGACCATAGCCCGTTTCTGGTGCGCTTGTCCGGCGTAGGCGGCCTGCCCGGCCTGGCCGTAGCGGTCGAGCACAACGACAGCAAACAAGTGCCAGCCGGCTTTGTGTTGGAACAAAACTATCCCAATCCCTTTGGCTGCGGGCCGGCCTCGCTGGTTTCCGAGCCGGAGAATTCCCACACCACGATTCGCTTTACCCTGCCCACCACCGCACAAGTTACGCTGCAGGTTTTCGATGCACGGGGAGCGTTGGTCACGACGCTGGTGGCGGGGAGGTTCACTGCCGGCCGCCATGAGCTCCGGTGGCACGGCAGAAATGTCCACGGCCAGCCGCTGGCCAGCGGCATGTATTGCTACCGGCTTACCGCCGGCCGTTTTTCACAAACCAGGCAGATGCTGCTGGTGCGCTAG